From Asticcacaulis sp. EMRT-3, one genomic window encodes:
- a CDS encoding low affinity iron permease family protein, with amino-acid sequence MSQTQKTPPKKQWFTEFARITSVWSGSPLAFSLAAGTIVVWLVSGPVFHYSDTWQLVINTGTTIVTFLMVFLIQNSQNRDGKVIQLKLDELIRALEGAETGLIEMDNMCEEDLEALRLHYSALAQKAGHKAATTRSRKADSTKAKARPAAKATKIVARKARSQTPAGV; translated from the coding sequence ATGAGCCAGACGCAGAAAACCCCACCTAAAAAACAATGGTTTACCGAGTTCGCCCGCATCACTTCGGTGTGGAGCGGCAGCCCGCTGGCCTTTTCACTGGCGGCGGGCACGATTGTGGTCTGGCTGGTGTCGGGGCCCGTGTTTCACTATTCCGACACCTGGCAACTGGTGATCAATACCGGCACCACCATCGTCACCTTTTTGATGGTCTTCCTGATCCAGAATTCGCAAAACCGCGACGGCAAGGTGATCCAGCTCAAGCTCGACGAACTGATCCGCGCCCTGGAAGGTGCCGAAACCGGCCTGATCGAGATGGACAATATGTGCGAAGAGGATCTCGAAGCCCTGCGCCTCCATTATAGCGCACTGGCCCAGAAGGCCGGACACAAGGCCGCCACCACGCGCTCAAGGAAGGCGGACTCCACCAAGGCGAAAGCCCGGCCAGCGGCCAAGGCGACAAAAATCGTCGCCCGGAAAGCGCGTAGCCAAACCCCAGCCGGTGTGTGA
- a CDS encoding SRPBCC domain-containing protein, producing MPDTNTDTGTLTLERDLPHPPQKVWRALTESHLIAEWLLPNDFKAEPGHAFTLRAPPMPQWDGVVDGHVVEVTPYDRLSYRWELPGGGLHTLVTLTLTPTPQGTRLHVTQSGFTAEQGHNLRGANYGWQNFLKQLEEVVARSDV from the coding sequence ATGCCTGACACCAATACAGATACCGGTACACTGACCCTGGAACGCGACCTGCCCCACCCACCGCAAAAGGTCTGGCGCGCCCTTACCGAAAGCCACCTGATCGCCGAATGGCTTTTACCCAATGATTTCAAGGCCGAACCGGGCCATGCCTTTACCCTGCGCGCCCCGCCCATGCCGCAATGGGACGGCGTGGTCGATGGCCATGTCGTTGAGGTGACGCCCTATGACCGGCTGAGCTATCGCTGGGAGCTGCCCGGCGGTGGCCTGCACACGCTCGTCACCCTGACCCTGACGCCAACCCCGCAGGGCACGCGCCTGCACGTCACGCAATCGGGCTTCACGGCGGAGCAAGGCCATAATCTGCGCGGCGCCAACTATGGCTGGCAGAACTTCCTCAAGCAGCTTGAAGAGGTTGTGGCCCGCTCCGACGTTTAA
- a CDS encoding AGE family epimerase/isomerase: MPDLATRLYAKQNELRQWLFDHALPLWWNTGGDREKGGFFEKINLDGTPRNVDRRTRVAARQVFSYAVADRMGYKGETAPAIDQGLNWLAGPARNPKTGLLYAVLRPDGSVVRAEFDFYDHAFAMLAYSAAFRVRPDDKGLEKAAVFIRDRIVAEYSHPLGGFEESNPPTLPLKANPHMHMFEACLAWMEAGGDAKWREIAAMIADLCVDKFLNPKNGALREFFDGDWNPMMGEQGRIIEPGHQFEWAWLFMRWSKITNDSKYLLKAQTLMEIAETAGTDPKRGVTFNELWDDFLPKDEVARLWPQTERIKAYVQLSRMVSGPDREGAIAKAIEAAHGLQLYLSTEIEGLYHDRMKESGDFEIEPAPASSLYHITCAIDELCAISV, encoded by the coding sequence ATGCCCGATCTCGCCACGCGCCTTTATGCCAAGCAAAATGAGCTTCGCCAATGGCTGTTTGATCATGCCCTGCCCCTGTGGTGGAATACCGGTGGCGACCGCGAAAAAGGCGGCTTTTTCGAGAAGATCAATCTCGACGGCACACCGCGCAATGTCGATAGGCGCACACGGGTGGCGGCGCGTCAGGTTTTCTCCTACGCTGTGGCCGATCGGATGGGCTATAAGGGCGAGACGGCACCGGCCATCGACCAGGGCCTGAACTGGCTGGCGGGGCCTGCGCGCAATCCGAAAACAGGCCTGCTTTACGCCGTGCTGCGCCCCGATGGTTCGGTGGTTCGCGCTGAGTTTGATTTCTATGACCACGCCTTCGCCATGCTGGCCTACTCCGCCGCATTTCGCGTTCGACCCGACGACAAAGGACTTGAAAAGGCAGCGGTTTTTATTCGTGACAGGATCGTGGCCGAGTACAGCCATCCGTTAGGCGGTTTTGAGGAATCGAACCCGCCTACCCTGCCGCTGAAAGCCAATCCGCACATGCACATGTTCGAGGCGTGTCTGGCCTGGATGGAGGCCGGTGGCGACGCAAAATGGCGTGAGATCGCGGCCATGATCGCCGATCTGTGCGTGGACAAGTTCCTCAACCCGAAAAATGGCGCCTTGCGTGAGTTTTTCGACGGTGACTGGAACCCGATGATGGGCGAACAGGGGCGCATTATTGAGCCCGGCCACCAGTTCGAATGGGCGTGGCTGTTTATGCGCTGGTCGAAAATCACCAACGATTCCAAATATCTGCTCAAGGCCCAGACCCTGATGGAGATCGCCGAAACGGCGGGCACCGATCCGAAGCGCGGCGTCACCTTCAATGAATTATGGGACGATTTCCTACCGAAAGACGAGGTGGCGCGCCTGTGGCCGCAGACCGAGCGCATCAAGGCCTATGTGCAGTTATCCCGCATGGTGAGCGGCCCTGACCGCGAAGGTGCCATCGCCAAGGCCATCGAGGCGGCGCACGGCTTACAGCTTTATCTTTCGACCGAAATCGAAGGCCTTTATCATGACCGGATGAAGGAGAGCGGCGATTTCGAGATCGAACCGGCCCCCGCCTCGTCGCTTTACCATATCACCTGCGCGATTGACGAACTGTGCGCCATCTCCGTGTAG
- the cysN gene encoding sulfate adenylyltransferase subunit CysN — MNTIVAEKLDTKALVEYLAAHEKKDLLRFLTCGSVDDGKSTLIGRLLYDTKLIFEDQLAGIEKDSRKFGTTGDDIDLALLVDGLQAEREQGITIDVAYRFFTTDKRKFIVADTPGHEQYTRNMATGASNSDLAVILIDARKGILTQTRRHSFIVSLLGIKHVVLAVNKIDLMDYSEGVFEQIVSDYHAFAADFGFETLQAIPLSARYGDNVLTRSDKMDWYQGPTLVEHLETVDVSDDQADKPFRLPVQWVNRPDLNFRGFSGTVASGTVKPGDAIVVANSGKASKVKSIVTYDGDLPLAFAGQAVTLTLEDEIDISRGDVLAHPEARPDVADQFQARLIWMSEQELIPGRQLLIKIGARTLSASVTDIRYKTDVNTFAELAAKTLHLNEVAVVNIATSEPVAFDAYADNHATGAFIVIDRVSNLTLGAGMIEHGLRRATNIHWQALDVSKTTRAAAKGQKPVVLWFTGLSGAGKSTIANLVEKKLLSLSHHTYLLDGDNVRHGLNKDLGFTDADRVENIRRVAEVSKLMVDAGLITLVSFISPFRAERRMARELLDSGEFIEIHVATPLEVVEQRDVKGLYAKARAGEIQNFTGIDSPYEAPENPELTLDTTTDSAELLAEKVVRFMFEQGYLVNAPEYEI; from the coding sequence ATGAATACTATAGTTGCAGAAAAGCTCGATACGAAGGCGCTGGTCGAGTATCTGGCCGCGCACGAAAAGAAAGACCTGCTGCGCTTTTTGACCTGCGGCAGCGTCGATGACGGCAAATCGACCCTGATCGGGCGGCTGCTGTACGACACCAAGCTGATCTTTGAAGACCAGTTGGCCGGTATCGAAAAGGATTCGCGTAAATTCGGCACGACGGGCGATGACATCGACCTGGCCCTGCTGGTCGATGGCCTGCAAGCCGAGCGCGAACAGGGCATCACGATTGACGTGGCCTATCGTTTCTTCACGACCGACAAGCGCAAATTCATCGTGGCCGACACCCCAGGTCATGAGCAATATACGCGCAATATGGCCACCGGCGCATCCAATTCCGACCTGGCCGTCATCCTGATCGATGCACGCAAAGGTATCCTGACCCAGACGCGCCGCCATTCCTTCATCGTGTCCTTGCTCGGCATCAAGCATGTGGTGCTGGCGGTCAACAAGATCGACCTGATGGACTATTCCGAGGGCGTGTTCGAACAGATCGTCTCAGACTATCACGCCTTTGCCGCCGATTTCGGCTTTGAAACCCTGCAAGCCATCCCTTTGTCGGCGCGCTATGGCGATAATGTGCTGACGCGCAGCGACAAGATGGACTGGTATCAGGGGCCGACGCTGGTTGAGCATCTCGAAACCGTCGATGTGTCCGATGATCAGGCGGATAAGCCGTTCCGCCTGCCCGTGCAGTGGGTCAACCGGCCCGATCTCAATTTCCGCGGCTTTTCCGGCACCGTCGCTTCGGGTACGGTCAAGCCCGGTGACGCGATTGTGGTCGCCAATTCGGGCAAGGCCTCGAAGGTTAAATCCATCGTCACCTATGATGGCGATCTGCCGCTGGCCTTTGCCGGTCAGGCCGTGACCCTGACACTGGAAGACGAGATCGATATTTCGCGCGGCGATGTGCTGGCCCATCCCGAAGCGCGGCCCGATGTGGCCGACCAGTTTCAGGCCCGCCTGATCTGGATGAGCGAGCAGGAACTGATCCCCGGCCGGCAATTGCTGATCAAGATCGGCGCGCGCACGCTCTCCGCCTCGGTGACCGATATTCGCTACAAGACCGACGTCAATACCTTTGCCGAACTGGCCGCCAAGACCCTGCACCTGAACGAAGTGGCCGTGGTCAATATCGCCACCAGCGAACCCGTGGCCTTTGACGCTTACGCCGATAATCACGCCACGGGCGCCTTTATCGTCATCGACCGGGTGTCGAACCTGACGCTCGGTGCCGGCATGATCGAGCATGGTTTGCGCCGCGCCACCAATATCCACTGGCAGGCGCTCGATGTCTCGAAAACAACGCGCGCGGCGGCCAAGGGCCAGAAGCCGGTCGTTCTGTGGTTCACCGGCCTGTCCGGCGCGGGCAAATCGACCATCGCCAATCTGGTTGAGAAAAAGCTGCTCTCTTTGAGCCATCACACCTATCTGCTGGACGGCGATAATGTTCGCCACGGGCTGAATAAGGATCTGGGCTTTACCGATGCTGATCGCGTCGAAAATATCCGCCGCGTCGCGGAAGTCTCGAAACTGATGGTCGATGCGGGCCTGATCACGCTGGTGTCGTTCATCTCGCCGTTTCGCGCCGAACGCCGCATGGCGCGCGAGCTGCTGGACAGCGGTGAGTTCATCGAAATCCATGTCGCCACGCCGCTTGAGGTGGTTGAACAACGCGACGTCAAGGGGCTTTACGCCAAGGCGCGGGCGGGCGAGATCCAGAACTTCACCGGCATCGACAGCCCCTATGAAGCACCGGAAAACCCTGAACTCACGCTCGATACCACGACCGACAGCGCCGAGCTTCTGGCCGAAAAAGTGGTGCGTTTCATGTTTGAACAGGGCTATCTGGTGAATGCCCCGGAGTATGAAATCTGA
- a CDS encoding metalloregulator ArsR/SmtB family transcription factor: MDTATLFTALADPTRRALYERLAQGEQTVHALTAQAGISQPAVSKHLAVLKAAGLVTDRRSGRESHYSLHPQGLAPLRDWMRHQDELWARSLDRLEDLLNRMDQ; the protein is encoded by the coding sequence ATGGACACCGCAACCCTCTTCACCGCCCTGGCCGACCCGACCCGCCGCGCCCTTTATGAGCGTCTGGCTCAGGGCGAGCAGACCGTTCACGCCCTGACCGCTCAGGCCGGGATTTCGCAGCCCGCCGTATCAAAGCACCTGGCCGTGCTGAAGGCCGCCGGACTGGTCACGGATCGCCGGTCGGGCCGCGAAAGCCATTACAGCCTGCACCCGCAGGGACTGGCCCCTTTGCGCGACTGGATGCGCCATCAGGACGAACTGTGGGCGCGTTCGCTCGACCGCCTCGAAGACCTTCTCAACCGCATGGATCAATAG
- a CDS encoding SulP family inorganic anion transporter has protein sequence MKTLSLAARSLASFRRDWLGQPRADLLSGTLVALALIPEAIAFSIIAGVDPAVGLYASVVIAITISFTGGRPAMISAATGSMTLLMAGMVKQHGLDFLFATSILTGLFQILIGVLRLGRLIRFVSRSVMTGFVNSLAILIFMAQLPQLLHVPVVTYGLVAGALAIIYLLPRVTKIVPSPLVAIIVITIITQMMGLKVHTVGDMGHLPTTLPMLHIPHVPLTLDTLAIIGPLAATLAFVGLLETLLTASLVDDVTDTPSNKDQEARGQGIANIASALFGGMAGCAMIGQTMINITSGGRGRLSTFWAGVFLLILLLVLQKWVAMIPMAALVAVMIMVSIGTFDWGSIPRLRTTPIQSSIIMIVTTLTVVFTHDLSKGVIAGVILSALFFATKVSRLLTVERIDKDDDRHLHYVVHGQLFFVSAEFLKASFEHHGHPETVEIDLSSARIWDLTAVAAIDAIVFKYRRAGAEVHVTGMSEACQTLVERVGQHDKTHLPDAISH, from the coding sequence ATGAAAACCCTCTCACTTGCCGCGCGCAGTCTTGCGTCCTTCAGGCGCGACTGGCTGGGCCAACCGCGCGCCGATCTTTTATCGGGCACGCTGGTGGCCCTGGCCCTCATTCCCGAAGCCATCGCCTTCTCAATCATCGCCGGGGTCGATCCGGCGGTCGGGCTTTATGCCTCGGTGGTCATCGCCATCACCATCTCCTTTACCGGCGGCAGACCTGCCATGATTTCGGCCGCCACCGGTTCGATGACCCTGCTGATGGCCGGTATGGTCAAACAGCACGGCCTCGATTTCCTGTTCGCCACCTCGATTCTGACCGGCCTGTTCCAGATCCTGATCGGTGTCCTGCGGCTGGGCCGCCTGATCCGCTTCGTGTCGCGCTCGGTCATGACCGGCTTTGTCAATTCGCTGGCCATACTGATCTTCATGGCGCAATTGCCGCAATTGCTGCATGTGCCGGTCGTCACCTATGGGCTGGTGGCCGGCGCGCTGGCCATCATCTACCTGCTGCCGCGTGTTACCAAGATCGTGCCGTCGCCTCTGGTGGCGATCATCGTCATCACAATCATCACCCAGATGATGGGGCTGAAAGTCCATACGGTCGGCGATATGGGCCATCTGCCCACCACCCTGCCCATGCTGCATATTCCGCATGTGCCGCTGACGTTAGACACCCTGGCAATCATTGGCCCTCTGGCCGCCACACTGGCCTTTGTCGGCCTTTTGGAAACCCTGCTGACCGCCAGTCTCGTCGATGATGTCACCGACACGCCCTCCAATAAGGATCAGGAAGCGCGCGGCCAGGGCATCGCCAATATCGCCTCAGCTCTGTTTGGCGGCATGGCCGGTTGCGCCATGATCGGTCAGACCATGATCAATATTACATCGGGCGGACGCGGGCGGCTTTCGACCTTCTGGGCCGGAGTGTTCCTGCTCATTCTGCTGCTGGTTCTGCAAAAATGGGTGGCAATGATTCCGATGGCGGCCCTGGTGGCGGTGATGATCATGGTATCGATCGGCACCTTCGACTGGGGCTCGATTCCGCGCCTGCGCACCACGCCGATACAATCGAGCATCATCATGATCGTGACCACCCTGACCGTTGTTTTCACACATGATTTGTCGAAAGGCGTTATCGCCGGGGTCATCCTGTCGGCCCTGTTTTTCGCCACCAAGGTGTCGCGGCTCCTGACGGTCGAACGGATCGACAAGGATGATGACAGGCACCTGCATTATGTCGTGCATGGCCAGCTCTTCTTCGTGTCGGCCGAGTTTCTCAAGGCCAGCTTCGAGCATCACGGCCATCCCGAAACCGTCGAGATCGATCTTTCCAGCGCGCGCATCTGGGATCTGACGGCGGTGGCGGCGATTGACGCTATCGTCTTCAAATATCGTCGCGCCGGTGCCGAGGTGCATGTCACCGGCATGAGCGAAGCCTGCCAGACTCTGGTGGAACGTGTCGGTCAGCACGACAAGACCCACTTACCGGACGCCATCAGCCATTGA
- the cysD gene encoding sulfate adenylyltransferase subunit CysD: MTITPVLTPEKMTHLKRLEAESIFIMREVAAEFKNPVMLYSIGKDSSVMLHLALKAFAPSKPPFPLLHVDTTWKFREMIAFRDKTVADLGLTLYKHTNQDGVRDNVNPFDHGSNVYTNIMKTDALKQALTEHGFDAAFGGARRDEEKSRAKERIFSFRTANHGWDPKNQRPELWNLYNARVKPGESIRVFPLSNWTELDIWQYILMENIPIVPLYFAARRPVVERGGQWIMVDDDRLPLNGETPQMKSVRFRTLGCYPLTAAVESEAATLEEIVAEMLVARTSERSGRLIDHDEQGSMEKKKREGYF; encoded by the coding sequence ATGACGATCACCCCCGTACTGACCCCCGAAAAAATGACCCATCTGAAGCGGCTCGAAGCCGAGTCAATCTTCATCATGCGTGAGGTGGCGGCCGAGTTCAAAAACCCGGTCATGCTCTATTCGATCGGCAAGGATTCGTCGGTCATGCTGCATCTGGCGCTGAAGGCGTTCGCGCCGTCCAAGCCGCCCTTCCCGCTGTTGCACGTCGATACAACGTGGAAGTTCCGCGAGATGATCGCCTTCCGCGACAAGACGGTGGCCGATCTGGGCCTGACGCTTTACAAGCACACCAATCAGGACGGCGTGCGCGACAATGTCAATCCGTTCGATCACGGCTCGAACGTCTATACCAATATTATGAAGACCGATGCGCTGAAACAGGCCCTGACCGAGCATGGTTTTGACGCAGCTTTCGGCGGCGCGCGCCGCGATGAGGAAAAGTCGCGCGCCAAGGAACGCATCTTTTCGTTCCGCACCGCCAATCACGGCTGGGATCCGAAGAACCAGCGTCCGGAACTGTGGAACCTCTATAATGCCCGCGTCAAACCGGGGGAATCGATCCGCGTCTTTCCGCTGTCGAACTGGACCGAACTCGACATCTGGCAATATATATTGATGGAAAACATCCCCATCGTGCCGCTCTATTTCGCCGCCAGGCGCCCGGTTGTCGAGCGCGGCGGGCAATGGATCATGGTCGATGACGACCGCCTGCCGCTGAATGGCGAAACGCCGCAAATGAAATCGGTGCGATTCCGCACGCTGGGCTGTTATCCGCTGACCGCCGCCGTTGAATCAGAAGCCGCCACACTGGAAGAGATCGTCGCCGAAATGCTGGTGGCGCGCACCTCCGAACGGTCAGGCCGGTTGATTGATCATGACGAGCAGGGCTCGATGGAAAAGAAGAAGCGTGAGGGCTATTTCTAA
- the cysQ gene encoding 3'(2'),5'-bisphosphate nucleotidase CysQ yields the protein MDLKPIMLAAGAEIMRIYATDFKVVSKEDASPVTEADKSAEAIILAGLHHIAPGIPVVAEEEAAAGRFPSLAGTFFLVDPLDGTKEFISKNGEFTVNIALIEDGVPVMGAVFAPAIGRMWWGSKTGGAFVAEVAGGVIGEARPVHVRKPAGALTAIGSRSHGSEATQKYLEAYDVAEFVAAGSSLKFCLLAEGRADIYPRMGRTMEWDTAAGDAVLRAAGGRVETLDGQPLLYGKRFDSGDGAYANPHFVAFGDAEIGA from the coding sequence ATGGACTTAAAACCGATCATGCTGGCGGCGGGCGCCGAAATCATGCGCATCTATGCCACCGATTTTAAGGTGGTCAGCAAGGAGGACGCCTCGCCCGTTACCGAGGCCGACAAATCCGCCGAGGCGATTATTCTGGCCGGTCTGCACCATATCGCCCCCGGCATTCCGGTCGTGGCCGAGGAAGAGGCCGCCGCCGGACGTTTTCCCAGTCTGGCGGGCACGTTTTTCCTCGTCGATCCGCTGGATGGCACCAAGGAATTCATCTCCAAAAACGGCGAATTCACCGTCAATATCGCGCTGATCGAGGATGGCGTGCCGGTCATGGGCGCGGTCTTCGCCCCGGCCATCGGCAGGATGTGGTGGGGCTCGAAGACAGGCGGGGCGTTTGTGGCCGAGGTCGCGGGCGGCGTGATCGGCGAGGCGCGTCCTGTTCATGTGCGCAAACCCGCAGGCGCTTTGACCGCCATCGGCAGCCGTTCGCACGGCTCGGAAGCGACGCAAAAATACCTCGAAGCCTATGATGTCGCCGAATTCGTGGCGGCGGGATCGTCCCTGAAATTCTGCCTGCTGGCCGAGGGCCGCGCCGACATCTATCCGCGCATGGGCCGCACGATGGAATGGGATACGGCGGCGGGCGATGCGGTGTTGCGCGCCGCCGGCGGACGGGTTGAGACGCTCGACGGCCAGCCGCTCCTCTATGGCAAGCGCTTCGATTCCGGCGACGGCGCCTATGCCAATCCGCATTTTGTGGCTTTCGGTGATGCAGAGATCGGGGCGTAA
- the rfbB gene encoding dTDP-glucose 4,6-dehydratase, translating to MRVLVTGGAGFIGSALVRYLVAEVGAEVLNLDKLTYAGNLESLAPVEALPNYRFVKADICDRTAVDAAIAGFRPDHIMHLAAESHVDRSITGAKDFIETNVMGTFTLLEAARHYWNGLEGAAKADFRFLHVSTDEVYGSLGPTGLFEEVTPYDPSSPYSASKAASDHLAKAWHRTYGLPVVVSNCSNNYGPYHFPEKLIPLNIINALQGKPLTVYGDGSNIRDWLYVEDHARALHLICSKGRLGETYNVGGRNERTNMEVVNRICAIMDELAPKSHPHTDLITFVTDRPGHDHRYAIDATKLETELGWKAQENFDSGIRKTVAWYLANEAWWAPLRGGVYTGERLGVLKA from the coding sequence ATGCGCGTTCTGGTAACCGGGGGGGCAGGTTTCATCGGGTCGGCGCTCGTGCGCTATCTGGTGGCAGAGGTTGGCGCGGAGGTACTGAATCTCGACAAGCTGACCTATGCCGGTAATCTGGAGTCGCTGGCCCCGGTCGAGGCCCTGCCCAATTACCGCTTCGTCAAGGCCGATATTTGTGACCGCACGGCGGTTGACGCGGCCATAGCAGGTTTCAGACCTGATCATATCATGCACCTGGCCGCCGAAAGCCATGTGGATCGTTCGATCACCGGCGCGAAGGATTTTATTGAAACCAATGTCATGGGCACCTTCACCCTGCTGGAGGCGGCGCGCCATTACTGGAACGGGCTGGAAGGCGCGGCCAAGGCGGATTTCCGCTTCCTGCATGTTTCTACCGATGAGGTCTATGGTTCGCTCGGCCCCACGGGCCTGTTTGAAGAAGTCACGCCCTATGATCCGTCCTCGCCCTATTCGGCGTCGAAGGCAGCGTCCGATCATCTGGCCAAGGCCTGGCACCGCACCTATGGCCTGCCCGTGGTCGTGTCCAACTGCTCGAACAATTACGGCCCCTATCATTTCCCGGAAAAGCTGATCCCGCTCAACATTATCAATGCGCTGCAAGGCAAGCCCCTGACCGTTTACGGCGACGGCTCCAATATCCGCGACTGGCTCTATGTCGAGGATCACGCCCGCGCCCTGCACCTGATCTGCTCCAAGGGCCGCCTTGGCGAAACCTATAATGTCGGTGGCCGCAATGAGCGCACCAATATGGAGGTCGTCAACCGCATCTGCGCGATCATGGATGAGCTGGCCCCCAAGTCGCATCCGCATACTGACCTGATCACCTTCGTCACCGACCGTCCCGGCCACGATCATCGTTACGCCATCGACGCCACGAAGCTGGAAACCGAACTGGGCTGGAAGGCGCAGGAAAATTTCGATTCCGGCATCCGCAAGACGGTGGCATGGTATCTCGCCAATGAGGCCTGGTGGGCACCTTTGCGCGGGGGCGTCTATACGGGTGAGCGCCTCGGCGTTCTGAAGGCGTGA
- a CDS encoding mannose-1-phosphate guanylyltransferase/mannose-6-phosphate isomerase, producing the protein MSFKIIPVIMSGGSGTRLWPLSTPEAPKQFHALATSNSMIQETALRLTGEGFLPPVAICGRGHLDLVTRQLDQIGLLPSSVVLEPFARNTAAVAAIAALSGQATDPDALVLLVPADHVIIQPDAFVAALERAAETAKTRIVTFGIKAAHPETGFGYIEHGAPLSEGVFEIKRFCEKPDLDTATSYVAGGQHDWNAGIFLFSPAIMLAELEKHAPEVLAAARESFEKAQRNGVVIRLDEEAFARVPSISVDYAVMEKTKASAVVPCDIGWADVGGFAELWRLGEKDASANHVKGDAILIEAENCLIHNSGPVVAVIGLSDIMVISTPSGILVAPISRAQDVKKAAEAAKARLEKG; encoded by the coding sequence ATGTCATTTAAAATTATACCCGTCATCATGTCCGGCGGATCAGGCACCCGCCTGTGGCCGCTTTCGACACCGGAAGCGCCCAAGCAGTTCCATGCCCTGGCCACGTCCAACAGCATGATTCAGGAAACGGCCCTGCGCCTGACCGGTGAAGGCTTTCTGCCGCCTGTGGCGATCTGTGGTCGCGGTCATCTCGATCTGGTGACGCGCCAGCTCGATCAGATTGGCCTCCTCCCGTCCTCCGTCGTGCTGGAACCGTTTGCGCGTAATACCGCCGCCGTGGCCGCCATCGCCGCTCTGAGCGGACAAGCCACCGACCCGGACGCGCTCGTTCTGCTGGTGCCGGCCGATCATGTGATTATACAACCTGATGCCTTTGTAGCTGCGCTGGAGCGCGCCGCCGAGACGGCCAAAACGCGCATCGTCACCTTCGGCATCAAGGCCGCCCACCCGGAAACCGGTTTCGGCTATATTGAGCACGGCGCGCCGCTTTCCGAGGGCGTCTTTGAAATCAAGCGCTTCTGCGAAAAGCCCGATCTCGATACGGCCACCTCTTATGTGGCGGGTGGCCAGCACGACTGGAATGCCGGTATCTTCCTGTTTTCGCCGGCCATTATGCTGGCTGAGCTGGAAAAGCACGCGCCTGAGGTTCTGGCGGCTGCGCGTGAATCGTTTGAAAAAGCGCAGCGCAACGGCGTGGTGATCCGCCTTGATGAAGAGGCGTTTGCGCGCGTGCCGTCGATCTCGGTCGATTATGCCGTCATGGAAAAGACCAAGGCCTCAGCCGTTGTGCCGTGCGATATTGGCTGGGCTGATGTCGGCGGATTCGCCGAACTGTGGCGGCTGGGCGAAAAAGACGCCTCGGCCAACCACGTCAAGGGCGACGCCATCCTGATCGAGGCCGAGAACTGCCTGATCCACAATAGCGGCCCGGTCGTGGCCGTGATCGGCTTGTCGGACATCATGGTGATTTCGACGCCATCCGGTATTCTGGTGGCGCCGATCTCACGGGCTCAGGATGTGAAGAAAGCGGCGGAAGCCGCCAAGGCGCGGCTTGAGAAGGGTTAA
- the rfbC gene encoding dTDP-4-dehydrorhamnose 3,5-epimerase: MHVKRFEIFGPALILPKMIGDDRGFFMEAFKAQWFRDNVEDVTFVQDNQSLSRQVGTIRGLHYQKAPMGQGKLVRCLKGAIFDVAVDIRPGSATFGQWVGETLTAEKGEQLWVPDGFAHGFCTLVPDTEVFYKVTNPYSREHDAGLAFDDPEIGIVWPVDPGKAMLSDKDRVQPPLASLREMR; encoded by the coding sequence TTGCACGTTAAACGTTTTGAAATTTTCGGGCCGGCTTTAATTCTGCCGAAAATGATCGGTGATGATCGCGGTTTCTTCATGGAAGCCTTCAAGGCCCAATGGTTTCGTGACAATGTTGAGGATGTGACCTTCGTGCAGGACAATCAGTCCCTGTCGCGTCAGGTGGGCACGATCCGCGGCCTGCACTATCAGAAGGCACCGATGGGTCAGGGCAAGCTGGTGCGCTGCCTGAAAGGTGCCATCTTCGATGTGGCTGTCGATATACGCCCCGGCTCGGCGACCTTTGGCCAATGGGTCGGCGAAACCCTGACGGCTGAAAAGGGCGAGCAGTTATGGGTGCCGGACGGTTTCGCCCACGGCTTTTGCACGCTCGTGCCTGACACCGAGGTGTTTTACAAGGTGACCAATCCCTATTCGCGCGAGCACGATGCAGGGCTTGCTTTCGACGATCCGGAAATCGGCATTGTGTGGCCGGTCGATCCCGGCAAGGCCATGCTGTCGGACAAGGATCGCGTGCAGCCGCCTCTGGCCAGTCTGCGCGAAATGCGTTAG